In Harmonia axyridis chromosome X, icHarAxyr1.1, whole genome shotgun sequence, a single window of DNA contains:
- the LOC123686217 gene encoding spore wall protein 2-like, translating to MKRKAESSRKVDPSLEDGQPEVEENEIEDSEQQWDVASDRGPSGLKKVLKKRKQDKHVTFKEDAPGIIPDICSAEIDPEEEDNYSDKENSDVEEENMQVEEQYFSGEENDNHAEGENKNSSDKDSSSSSDEEMKNGSEKHNKNLSHEEMKNSADDDNKSSSEEDDKSSSEEDKDSSSKDENQSSSEEEDKSPSKEEKKSSSSSSSDEDKDDKVDLPKRRNASHRLDADNVETEDEGRASPEYPRDPSKSPSEGFISDDANRCPDCGNGISSTHNGNEMEIYESREDDDYLGRGNSRPRERNWNENIDNIQEEEAEGGDGGDGGDAGEEGGEEEGGEEEGNGEEGSEDEEEDEGEERDEEEESDEENEEPLPHPYEEEHEETEDEDQESDEENEEMEGEEDIEEVLEDMEGEEDEGGGGEGGGGEGREGEEGREGEEGREGEGGEREEVPRASNSRRRRSLRISIPLTGLPKNILEKYEKKRKEK from the exons ATGAAACGTAAGGCAGAATCATCTAGAAAAGTTGACCCCAGTTTGGAAGATGGCCAACCTGAAGTTGAGGAAAATGAAATCGAAGATTCTGAACAGCAATGGGATGTCGCCTCAGATAGGGGACCCAGTGGACTCAAGAAAGTTTTGAAAAAACGCAAACAAGATAAACATGTTACATTCAAGGAAGATGCTCCAGGGATTATACCAGATATTTGTTCTGCAGAAATCG ATCCGGAAGAAGAAGACAATTACTCTGATAAAGAAAACAGTGATGTAGAGGAAGAGAATATGCAAGTAgaagaacaatatttttcagGGGAGGAAAATGATAATCACGCGGAGggagaaaacaaaaattcttcaGACAAAGATAGCAGTAGTTCATCagatgaagaaatgaaaaatggttCAGAGAAGCATAACAAAAATTTATCACATGAAGAAATGAAGAATTCTGCAGACGACGATAACAAAAGTTCTTCAGAGGAAGATGACAAATCTTCTTCAGAGGAAGATAAGGATTCTTCTTCAAAGGACGAAAACCAATCTTCTTCAGAGGAAGAAGATAAATCTCCCTCAAAGGAAGAAAAGAAATCTTCCTCAAGTTCATCTTCGGATGAGGATAAAGATGATAAAGTTGATTTGCCAAAAAGGAGAAATGCTTCACATAGGTTAGACGCAGATAATGTTGAAACCGAAGATGAAGGCAGGGCATCTCCAGAGTATCCAAGGGATCCTTCGAAAAGTCCTAGTGAAGGATTCATATCAGACGACGCAAATAGGTGTCCTGATTGTGGAAATGGTATAAGTTCAACGCATAATGGAAATGAAATGGAAATATATGAGAGTCGAGAAGACGATGATTATCTGGGGAGAGGAAATTCCAGACCACGAGAGCGAAATTGgaatgaaaatatcgataaCATTCAGGAAGAAGAAGCAGAAGGAGGGGACGGAGGAGACGGAGGAGACGCTGGAGAAGAAGGAGGCGAAGAAGAAGGAGGCGAAGAAGAAGGAAATGGGGAAGAAGGAAgtgaagatgaagaagaagatgaaGGAGAAGAAagggatgaagaagaagaaagtgatgaagaaaatgaagaacccCTTCCTCATCCCTATGAAGAAGAACATGAAGAAACGGAAGATGAAGATCAAGAAAGTgatgaagaaaatgaagaaatggaAGGTGAAGAAGATATAGAAGAGGTACTTGAAGATATGGAAGGTGAAGAAGATGAAGGAGGAGGAGGAGAAGGAGGAGGAGGAGAAGGAAGAGAAGGAGAAGAAGGAAGAGAAGGAGAAGAAGGAAGAGAAGGAGAAGGAGGAGAAAGAGAAGAAGTACCGAGAGCAAGTAATAGCCGTCGCAGACGCTCACTGCGGATAAGTATTCCTCTGACCGGTTtgccaaaaaatattttggagaAATACGAAAAGAAACGCAAGGAAAAATGA